The Deinococcus puniceus genome segment GGGCCTCAGCTACGCCGAACCTTGGCCGCCAGTTCGTCCACTGGACGAGATGTTTCGCCTCGGCGAGAGCTTGGCCGCCAGTGCCCAAACACACGATTTGTTGGCGGCAGACCTGTGGTTCAGCGATTCCCTAGGCCATCTCGGGAGCCTGCCCACCCGTCCGGCGGTGGCGGCAGCGGCGCGGGCCTACTTGGCGCGGGTAGACGCGCTGCTGGCCGGGGCTTTGCAGGTCGGGGCGCGGGTGCTGCTCACCTCCGATCATGGCAATGCCGAGAACCTGACCGTCAAGGCCCATACGCTGGCCCGCGTTCCCTTTGCAGCGGCGGGCCTGCAGCTGCCAAACGCAGGCAATGTGGTAGAGGCTGGCCGCGCCCTCGCAGAGAGCTTCAGCCTGCCGCCGTTGACGGCAAAATCTCACACTGACTCCCAACTCGGCCCCACCAGCCCCTGAAAGTTATCCACAATTTTATCCACAGGCCTTGTGGACAACCTGTGGATACACCAGCGAAACACCCCCGGTAAACAGGGGGTTTTGATTGTCTGGCACAGCCCAGAAGGGGGTTTCCGAAAGG includes the following:
- a CDS encoding metalloenzyme domain protein; its protein translation is MPSALLWLALDGVGHPLDAVGPDSIWDQPLSTLRPLIDAGQALDTTLGVPGLPQSGTGQACWLTGIDAVRVMGEHFGPHPGPTLQRLLRESALPVRLAQVGARVALANHYPPPYFEAQARRPRMGCFPFSFLAAGSPLNPPGVPPVPATLGLSYAEPWPPVRPLDEMFRLGESLAASAQTHDLLAADLWFSDSLGHLGSLPTRPAVAAAARAYLARVDALLAGALQVGARVLLTSDHGNAENLTVKAHTLARVPFAAAGLQLPNAGNVVEAGRALAESFSLPPLTAKSHTDSQLGPTSP